One segment of Trachemys scripta elegans isolate TJP31775 chromosome 1, CAS_Tse_1.0, whole genome shotgun sequence DNA contains the following:
- the EIF3K gene encoding eukaryotic translation initiation factor 3 subunit K → MDSAPLLGAMPLLESCCSTRRCGERDLGLCPNPANSSNERYVETQAKENAYDLEANLVVLKLYQFNPAFFQTTVTAQILLKALTNLLHTDFTPCKRMTDQAHQEERPIRQILYLGELLETCHFQAFWQALDENMELLDGITGFEDSIRKFICHVVGITYQHINRWLLAEVLGDLSDNQLKVWMSKYGWIEKESGKIFICNQEESIKPKNIVEKIDFDSVSSIMASSQ, encoded by the coding sequence AGCTGCTGTAGTACAAGAAGATGTGGGGAGAGAGACTTGGGCTTATGCCCAAACCCAGCAAATAGCTCTAATGAGCGCTATGTGGAGACGCAGGCCAAGGAGAACGCTTACGACCTGGAGGCCAACCTGGTCGTGCTCAAGCTGTACCAGTTCAATCCTGCTTTCTTCCAAACCACCGTCACGGCTCAGATCCTGCTCAAAGCCCTGACCAACCTGCTGCACACGGACTTCACCCCCTGCAAGCGTATGACTGACCAGGCTCATCAAGAAGAGAGGCCGATCAGGCAGATCCTCTACCTGGGAGAGCTACTGGAGACCTGCCACTTCCAGGCCTTCTGGCAAGCCCTGGATGAGAACATGGAGCTTCTGGATGGGATCACGGGATTTGAAGACTCCATTAGGAAGTTCATCTGCCACGTGGTCGGGATCACGTACCAGCACATCAACCGGTGGCTGCTTGCTGAGGTGCTGGGTGACCTCTCGGACAACCAGCTGAAGGTCTGGATGAGCAAATATGGCTGGATAGAAAAGGAGTCGGGCAAGATCTTCATCTGCAACCAGGAGGAGAGTATCAAACCCAAGAACATAGTGGAGAAGATAGACTTTGATAGTGTCTCCAGCATCATGGCTTCCTCCCAGTGA